Proteins from a single region of Allocatelliglobosispora scoriae:
- a CDS encoding CaiB/BaiF CoA transferase family protein, producing the protein MSSNTGPLRGLRVVEIAGIGPGPFCGMFLADLGADVVRVDRPGGGITAVDYRLDLLNRGKRSITADLKDPAGVELVLRLAGRADVAFEGFRPGVAERLGVGPDECLARNPRLVYGRMTGWGQSGPRARTAGHDLTYLATTGVLHAIGRAGGPPQIPLNLVGDFAGGAMYLVAGLLAALWESRTSGQGQVVDAAIVDGTAHLTTMIWGLSAGGAWTDERGVNLLDGGAPFYDVYPTADGEHVAVAALEPAFFTRLLTGLGLPEEDHDQYDRERWPQLRARLGAAFLTGTRAHWTETFAGSDGCVAPVLPMSAAPDEEHLAARATYADRDGVRQPAPAPRFSRTPGSLSRPPAVPGEHTEEIITDWGL; encoded by the coding sequence ATGAGCAGCAACACGGGGCCGCTGCGCGGCCTGCGGGTGGTGGAGATCGCCGGGATCGGACCGGGTCCGTTCTGCGGCATGTTCCTCGCCGACCTCGGCGCCGACGTGGTGCGGGTGGACCGGCCCGGTGGCGGCATCACCGCGGTGGACTACCGGCTCGACCTGCTCAATCGGGGCAAGCGCTCGATCACCGCCGACCTGAAGGATCCGGCCGGGGTGGAGCTGGTGCTGCGGCTGGCCGGGCGCGCCGACGTGGCGTTCGAGGGGTTCCGGCCGGGTGTCGCCGAGCGCCTCGGCGTCGGTCCCGACGAGTGCCTCGCCCGCAACCCGCGCCTGGTCTACGGCCGGATGACCGGCTGGGGGCAGTCCGGTCCCCGGGCCCGCACCGCGGGGCACGACCTCACCTATCTCGCCACGACGGGTGTGCTGCACGCGATCGGCCGGGCGGGCGGGCCGCCGCAGATCCCGCTCAACCTTGTCGGCGACTTCGCGGGCGGCGCGATGTACCTGGTCGCGGGGCTGCTCGCCGCGCTGTGGGAGTCGCGCACGAGCGGGCAGGGGCAGGTCGTCGACGCGGCGATCGTCGACGGCACCGCGCACCTCACCACGATGATCTGGGGTCTCTCGGCGGGTGGCGCCTGGACCGACGAGCGCGGCGTCAACCTGCTCGACGGCGGCGCGCCCTTCTACGACGTCTACCCCACCGCCGACGGGGAGCATGTCGCGGTCGCCGCGCTGGAGCCGGCCTTCTTCACCCGCCTGCTCACCGGCCTCGGCCTGCCCGAGGAGGACCACGACCAGTATGACCGCGAGCGGTGGCCGCAGCTGCGGGCCCGCCTCGGTGCGGCTTTCCTGACGGGTACGCGAGCACACTGGACGGAGACGTTCGCCGGCTCCGACGGCTGTGTGGCGCCGGTGCTGCCGATGAGCGCCGCGCCGGACGAGGAGCACCTCGCCGCGCGGGCCACCTACGCCGACCGCGACGGCGTCCGCCAGCCCGCACCGGCACCGCGCTTCTCCCGGACACCGGGGTCGCTGAGCCGCCCGCCGGCCGTGCCGGGCGAGCACACTGAGGAGATCATCACCGATTGGGGCCTTTGA
- a CDS encoding DUF4442 domain-containing protein, which produces MSIDAKAVADGLLQAVPFARTIGATFVEVSADGAGIRVVAELPDDPRVHNHVGGPHAGAMFSLGETASGAIVLAAFADHLTDNLPLAVRADIAYKKLAMGPVRATATLGRPVADVAADLAAGTRPEFPVHIAITTADGTVTAEMTVVWTLRRRR; this is translated from the coding sequence ATGAGTATCGACGCGAAAGCCGTCGCCGACGGGCTGCTCCAGGCGGTTCCCTTCGCCCGCACCATCGGTGCCACCTTCGTCGAGGTGAGCGCCGACGGTGCGGGCATCCGGGTCGTCGCGGAGCTGCCCGACGACCCGAGGGTGCACAACCACGTCGGCGGACCGCACGCGGGCGCGATGTTCAGCCTCGGCGAGACCGCGTCCGGTGCGATCGTGCTCGCCGCCTTCGCCGACCACCTCACCGACAACCTGCCGCTGGCGGTGCGGGCGGACATCGCGTACAAGAAGCTGGCGATGGGCCCCGTCCGCGCGACGGCGACGCTGGGCCGGCCGGTCGCGGACGTCGCCGCCGACCTCGCCGCGGGCACCCGGCCCGAGTTTCCCGTCCACATCGCCATCACCACCGCCGACGGCACCGTCACCGCCGAGATGACCGTCGTCTGGACCCTGCGCCGACGCCGCTAG
- a CDS encoding ATP-dependent DNA ligase, translating to MLFAEVAATSAAVAATSGRKAKIELIAAALRGLAPDEIEPGAAYLAGELRQRSTGVGWASLQQPPPPAAVPTLSVAEVHAAIDRIAAIAGTGSQARRRDELHRLLAAATAPEQALLRGLFTGEVRQGALAGILADAVAEAAAVDAALVRRSLLLSGDLSVVAAAALTGGAAILGTFALQVGRPLAPMLAQPAADVTEALGITGVPAVVDAKLDGIRIQVHRAGDEIAVFSRSLDDITARLPEVVAAVRTLPGSTFVLDGEALGLDTAGRPLPFQETARQAASHGRGGLFPYFFDLLHLDGTDLLDSPGHERWAALAEHLPAEMLVGRQSVSTPEQAQAAFDAALRSGQEGVVIKAADAPYDVGRRGGAWVKVKPRHTLDLVVLAVEWGHGRRQGLLSNLHLGARDPRTGGFVMLGKTFKGLTDETLRWQTARFLELATDRDEWVVTVRPEQVVEIAFDGVQTSPRYPGGVALRFARVLRYRDDKRADEADTIDEVLRIRGRAAD from the coding sequence GTGCTCTTCGCAGAGGTGGCGGCGACATCCGCAGCGGTCGCGGCGACATCCGGCCGCAAGGCCAAGATCGAGCTGATCGCCGCCGCCCTGCGCGGCCTGGCGCCCGACGAGATCGAGCCCGGCGCGGCCTACCTCGCCGGGGAGCTGCGGCAGCGCTCCACCGGTGTCGGCTGGGCGAGCCTGCAACAGCCGCCGCCACCGGCCGCTGTCCCGACCCTCTCCGTCGCCGAGGTCCACGCCGCGATCGACCGGATCGCCGCCATCGCGGGCACCGGATCCCAGGCCCGGCGCCGTGACGAGCTGCACCGGCTCCTCGCCGCCGCGACCGCGCCCGAGCAGGCGCTGCTGCGCGGGCTCTTCACGGGCGAGGTCCGCCAGGGCGCGCTCGCCGGGATCCTCGCCGACGCCGTCGCCGAGGCGGCCGCCGTGGACGCCGCGCTGGTCCGGCGCTCGCTGCTGCTCTCCGGCGACCTCTCCGTCGTGGCGGCGGCGGCGCTCACCGGCGGCGCGGCGATCCTGGGCACCTTCGCACTCCAGGTCGGCCGGCCGCTGGCACCGATGCTCGCCCAGCCCGCCGCCGACGTGACCGAGGCGCTCGGCATCACCGGCGTCCCGGCCGTCGTCGACGCCAAGCTCGACGGCATCCGCATCCAGGTGCACCGCGCCGGTGACGAGATCGCCGTCTTCAGCCGCAGCCTCGACGACATCACCGCCCGGCTGCCCGAGGTGGTGGCGGCGGTCCGCACGCTGCCCGGCAGCACGTTCGTGCTCGATGGCGAGGCGCTCGGCCTCGACACCGCGGGTCGGCCGCTGCCCTTCCAGGAGACGGCCCGCCAGGCGGCGAGCCACGGTCGTGGCGGCCTGTTCCCCTACTTCTTCGACCTGCTGCACCTCGACGGCACCGACCTGCTCGACAGCCCCGGGCATGAGCGCTGGGCGGCGCTCGCCGAGCACCTTCCGGCGGAGATGCTGGTCGGGCGGCAGTCCGTCTCGACACCCGAGCAGGCGCAGGCGGCTTTCGACGCGGCGCTGCGGTCCGGGCAGGAGGGCGTGGTCATCAAGGCCGCCGACGCGCCCTACGACGTGGGGCGGCGCGGCGGTGCCTGGGTCAAGGTCAAGCCGCGGCACACGCTCGACCTCGTCGTGCTCGCCGTCGAGTGGGGCCACGGCCGCCGCCAGGGGCTGCTGTCCAACCTGCACCTCGGTGCCCGCGACCCGAGGACGGGCGGGTTCGTCATGCTCGGCAAGACCTTCAAGGGCCTCACCGATGAGACGCTGCGCTGGCAGACCGCGCGCTTCCTCGAGCTCGCGACCGACCGGGACGAGTGGGTGGTGACGGTGCGGCCTGAGCAGGTGGTCGAGATCGCGTTCGACGGGGTGCAGACGAGCCCGCGCTACCCGGGCGGGGTGGCGCTGCGCTTCGCCCGGGTGCTGCGCTACCGCGACGACAAGCGGGCCGACGAGGCGGACACGATCGACGAGGTGCTGCGCATTCGCGGCCGAGCGGCTGATTGA
- a CDS encoding 5'-methylthioadenosine/S-adenosylhomocysteine nucleosidase family protein, with amino-acid sequence MPESPRGSMPTPAQCRAAARAVRGAELSRQAIGTIRPRGLTGVFRSRLPLAMAIRLAARENRLVWHSPEEFAVLERPWLSKDAPPPRATRAMRLLDGGWELVPAWSIALGLLLLFVPVVIGTRLAAAPELGLVLILSLALLIMLYLLGLMLLMGVRAAVWMWRNVDGFTPRAIELARDPYLNHNWSLSLCHVTEPGHVDAVLRGALRQVRTLTGAGQVILCPMSACTSTRAQAELAADRRTSRLQGMDPELFILDEHGPAGAKPVRGDLHPPTGWVSAIVGMTLVFAAVTADVVADEESAACGTSCAGHPATYGAALMFLLRRMSVVGQADGVVASSRAAQIAGAVYIMVGVALYGFVFVAVRRFLRLRREAIEALLTEIEAQTRRDRILILTAATVEFDAVVQAVRAALDDEVAPVVQPVGAHSAYYLGTIGRTEIMLALSEQGTSGTAAMRDASANLIGHFKPVSVFLTGICYGLREQRGQRLGDVIVGTRLRDMGYRKKTDTGDILRGDRVTLSDLLINRCRSAAVGWTRCGVHFGLMLSENVLLNSVAARDELIRLEPDAEGGEMEGAGVYFAVRHHPVEWILIKGISDWGAGKTDDVQALAARNAADFVVRVIRG; translated from the coding sequence GTGCCCGAATCCCCGCGCGGCTCCATGCCCACCCCCGCCCAGTGCCGGGCGGCAGCCCGCGCGGTCCGCGGTGCGGAACTCTCCCGCCAGGCCATCGGTACGATCCGCCCGCGCGGCCTGACCGGCGTCTTCCGATCACGGTTGCCGCTGGCGATGGCGATCCGCCTCGCCGCGCGCGAGAACCGCCTGGTGTGGCACTCGCCCGAGGAGTTCGCCGTCCTCGAACGGCCCTGGCTCTCGAAGGACGCGCCGCCGCCCCGCGCCACCCGGGCGATGCGGCTGCTCGACGGCGGGTGGGAGCTGGTGCCCGCCTGGTCGATCGCGCTCGGCCTGCTCCTGCTCTTCGTGCCGGTCGTCATCGGGACGAGGCTGGCGGCGGCACCGGAGCTCGGACTCGTGCTCATCCTGTCGCTCGCCCTGCTGATCATGCTCTACCTGCTGGGGCTGATGCTCCTGATGGGAGTTCGGGCGGCCGTCTGGATGTGGCGAAACGTCGACGGGTTCACGCCCCGGGCGATCGAGCTCGCCCGGGACCCCTACCTCAACCACAACTGGTCCCTGTCGCTCTGCCACGTCACCGAGCCAGGCCACGTCGACGCCGTGCTGCGCGGCGCGCTGCGCCAGGTCCGTACGCTGACCGGCGCGGGACAGGTGATCCTGTGCCCGATGTCGGCCTGCACCAGCACCCGGGCGCAGGCGGAGCTGGCCGCCGACCGCCGCACCAGCCGGCTCCAGGGCATGGATCCCGAGCTGTTCATCCTCGACGAGCACGGTCCGGCCGGGGCGAAACCGGTCCGGGGCGACCTGCATCCCCCCACCGGGTGGGTCTCCGCCATCGTGGGCATGACGCTGGTGTTCGCCGCCGTCACGGCCGATGTCGTCGCCGACGAGGAGAGCGCCGCCTGCGGCACGTCCTGCGCCGGGCATCCGGCGACCTACGGCGCGGCCCTGATGTTCCTCCTGCGGCGGATGTCGGTCGTCGGCCAGGCGGACGGCGTCGTGGCGTCCTCGCGCGCCGCTCAGATCGCCGGCGCCGTCTACATCATGGTCGGCGTCGCCCTCTACGGTTTCGTCTTCGTGGCGGTCCGGCGGTTCCTGCGGCTTCGCCGGGAGGCGATCGAGGCGCTGCTCACGGAGATCGAGGCGCAGACGCGGCGTGACCGGATCCTCATCCTGACCGCGGCGACGGTGGAGTTCGACGCCGTCGTGCAGGCGGTCCGCGCCGCGCTCGACGACGAGGTCGCGCCCGTCGTGCAGCCGGTCGGCGCGCACTCGGCGTATTATCTCGGCACGATCGGGCGGACCGAGATCATGCTGGCGCTGAGCGAGCAGGGCACGAGCGGCACCGCCGCGATGCGGGACGCCTCGGCCAACCTCATCGGCCACTTCAAGCCCGTATCGGTGTTCCTCACCGGGATCTGCTACGGCCTGCGGGAGCAACGAGGGCAGCGGCTCGGCGATGTCATCGTGGGTACGCGGCTGCGGGACATGGGCTACCGCAAGAAGACCGACACCGGGGACATCCTCCGGGGCGACCGGGTGACGCTGTCAGACCTCCTGATCAACCGCTGCCGGAGCGCCGCCGTCGGCTGGACCCGGTGCGGAGTCCACTTCGGACTGATGCTCTCCGAGAACGTGCTGCTCAACTCCGTCGCGGCCCGCGACGAGCTGATCCGGCTGGAGCCCGACGCGGAGGGCGGCGAGATGGAGGGCGCGGGCGTGTATTTCGCGGTACGCCACCATCCCGTGGAGTGGATCCTGATCAAGGGCATCTCGGACTGGGGAGCGGGCAAGACCGACGACGTCCAGGCGCTGGCGGCGCGCAACGCGGCGGACTTCGTCGTCCGCGTGATCCGCGGCTGA
- a CDS encoding NUDIX domain-containing protein, protein MSATNTTVYSDYTASLARKRVAAGVLFFDDDERVLLVEPTYKVSFEIPGGSVEAGESPYQAAVREVYEELALVTSPGRLLVIDWVPPADRRTEGLMFVYDGGLLTPDQVATMVVPLVELRGYVFATAEEVGRLLSPLLARRVHAAIAARTTGTVAYLEDGHVIV, encoded by the coding sequence GTGAGCGCAACCAACACCACTGTCTACTCCGACTACACGGCCTCGCTGGCACGCAAGCGCGTCGCCGCCGGAGTGCTCTTCTTCGACGACGATGAGCGGGTGTTGCTGGTCGAGCCCACATACAAGGTCAGCTTCGAGATCCCCGGCGGCTCCGTCGAGGCGGGGGAGTCGCCCTACCAGGCCGCTGTCCGCGAGGTCTACGAGGAACTCGCCCTCGTCACGTCGCCGGGACGGCTGCTGGTGATCGACTGGGTGCCGCCGGCGGACCGGCGTACCGAGGGGCTGATGTTCGTCTACGACGGCGGCCTGCTCACCCCGGACCAGGTGGCGACCATGGTGGTGCCCCTGGTCGAGCTGCGCGGCTATGTCTTCGCCACGGCGGAGGAGGTGGGCCGGCTCCTGTCGCCGCTGCTCGCCCGCCGGGTCCACGCCGCGATCGCCGCCCGGACCACCGGCACGGTCGCCTATCTGGAGGACGGCCACGTCATCGTCTGA